A genomic segment from Colletotrichum higginsianum IMI 349063 chromosome 5, whole genome shotgun sequence encodes:
- a CDS encoding uroporphyrin-III: protein MATTSLLTALNCKGNTHLIIGTNPLAAARCTQSLAAGAAAILLAPDTTDLHYGLQKRVDAGEVVWHRKAFEDSDLFTLGRDDVDNVVDAVFVTSGPRDPLAAHISALCRRNRIPVNVVDAPQLCSFSLLSTHTDGPLQIGVTTNGRGCKLASRIRREVAAALPTDLGAACARLGDVRRRIQAEDRSSAQPDDADVDDSLDQAASFNKLVTDADLDAAKNRRMRWLSQVCEYWPLKRLAAINDDDVESVLKSYAGTTTSSSSEEAAARPPPVAGLAAAAGSQQQQGRIILAGSGPGHPDLLTRATHKAIQTADLILADKLVPAGVLDLIPRRTPVRIARKFPGNADQAQEELHELALAGAREGKTVLRLKQGDPFIYGRGGEEVAYFREHGFGDRVTVLPGITSSLSAPLFAGIPPTQRDVADQVLVCTGTGKKGKPPAPPEFVASRTVVFLMALHRITGLVRELTCRLETEEETATTETTEGETTTTTTKPKRALWPRNTPCAVIERASCPDQRVIRTTLEYVAEAIEAEGSRPPGLLVVGRACEALYESEKGRTWVVEDGFKGFDFEELPGLS from the coding sequence ATGGCGACAACATCCCTCCTCACAGCCCTCAACTGCAAGGGCAACACCcacctcatcatcggcacAAAtcccctcgccgccgcccgctgcACACAGTCCCTcgcagccggcgccgccgccatcctcctcgccccgGACACGACGGACCTGCACTACGGCCTGCAGAagcgcgtcgacgccggcgaggtggtGTGGCACAGGAAGGCCTTTGAGGACTCGGACCTCTTCaccctcggccgcgacgacgtcgacaacgtcgtcgacgccgtcttcgtcacctCGGGGCCCCGCGaccccctcgccgcccacatCTCGGCCCTGTGCCGCCGGAACCGCATCCccgtcaacgtcgtcgacgcgccGCAGCTGTGCTCCTTCTCGCTGCTGTCGACGCACACCGACGGCCCTTTGCAGATCGGCGTCACGACCAACGGGAGGGGCTGCAAGCTCGCCTCCCGCATCCGCcgcgaggtcgccgccgcgctgccgacggacctcggcgccgcctgcGCGCGGCTGGGCGACGTGCGCCGGCGCATCCAGGCCGAGGACCGCTCGTCGGCGcagcccgacgacgccgacgtcgacgactcGCTCGACCAGGCCGCGTCCTTCAACAAGCTcgtcaccgacgccgacctcgacgccgccaagaacaGGCGCATGAGGTGGCTGAGCCAGGTCTGCGAGTACTGGCCCCTGAAGCGCCTTGCCgccatcaacgacgacgacgtcgagtcCGTCCTGAAGTCGTACGCCggcacgacgacgtcgtcgtcgtccgaggaggccgcagcgagaccgccgcccgtcgccggtctcgccgccgccgccggtagccagcaacagcaaggGAGGATCATCCTTGCCGGCAGCGGGCCGGGACACCCGGACCTCCTGACGCGCGCGACGCACAAGGCGATCCAGACGGCGGACCTGATCCTCGCGGACAAGCTCGTGCCGGCGGGCGTGCTGGACCTCATCCCGCGGCGCACGCCCGTGCGGATCGCGCGCAAGTTCCCCGGCAACGCGGACCAGGCGCAGGAGGAGCTCCACgagctggcgctggcgggCGCGCGGGAGGGCAAGACGGTGCTGCGGCTGAAGCAGGGGGACCCGTTCATCtacggccgcggcggcgaggaggtggcgTACTTCCGCGAGCACGGGTTCGGCGACCGCGTGACGGTGCTGCCGGGCATCACGTCGTCGCTGAGCGCGCCGCTGTTCGCGGGGATCCCGCCGACGCAGCGGGACGTCGCGGACCAGGTCCTCGTCTGCACGGGCACGGGCAAGAAGGGGaagccgcccgcgccgcccgagTTCGTGGCCAGCCGGACGGTGGTGTTTTTGATGGCGCTGCACCGGATCACGGGGCTGGTGAGGGAGTTGACGTGTCGTCTtgagacggaggaggagacggcgacgacggagacgacggaaGGCgagacgacaacaacgacgacgaagccgaagagGGCGTTGTGGCCGCGGAACACGCCGtgcgccgtcatcgagagGGCCAGCTGTCCCGATCAAAGGGTCATCAGGACGACGTTGGAGTACGTGGCCGAGGcgatcgaggccgaggggagcaggccgccggggcttctcgtcgtcggccgggcGTGCGAGGCGTTGTATGAGAGCGAGAAGGGGCGGACGtgggtcgtcgaggacgggtTCAAGGGGTTCGATTTCGAGGAGCTCCCCGGGCTGTCGTGA
- a CDS encoding Glycosyl transferase → MVSNPSLPVPFSTVLSRPKWSMGQRNPRLQFKVIITAVVLSVVLLVGLSTSSSNPYIASASRHFRNRVGGKLKVEDDIPNQVHYIWSMKDTSGDILFTFEQYLSVYSAWYYWKPHTIYLHTNAGESAIVRAREGVVSKWAMRVLSIPGVRVNHVEMPSTTKHGVEFTFIEHISDFARVKAVHDFGGVYIDFDIQPLRDIAVLRKSGFNAIGGRQLDNNLNSGSFMSKKGSKMAKLWMHSMHEVYDGGWTTHSNGALTTVAHSLVPEPGEMLIMDREAFSPIGWTFDDARGLFGLHNETASPLEKHVPGQPLPSYKGDRPSWARDFSASYLIHSFTPDWSLNPVENVTEITPAYVLRRQSNFAYATYPVVRDMYHRGLVTIEDKER, encoded by the coding sequence ATGGTTTCCAACCCAAGCCTCCCTGTTCCTTTCTCGACCGTACTCAGCCGACCCAAGTGGAGCATGGGACAGCGGAACCCGCGGCTTCAGTTCAAAGTCATCATTACCGCAGTCGTACTCAGCGTTGTTCTACTCGTCGGGCTTTCAACATCTTCGTCTAACCCTTACATTGCTTCTGCGTCCAGACACTTTAGGAACAGGGTGGGGGGTAagctcaaggtcgaggacgatATCCCGAACCAGGTACACTATATCTGGTCTATGAAAGACACCAGCGGCGATATTCTCTTCACGTTCGAACAATACCTTTCCGTGTACTCGGCATGGTACTATTGGAAACCGCACACCATCTACCTCCACACGAACGCCGGCGAATCCGCGATTGTCCGCGCGCGAGAAGGCGTCGTGAGCAAATGGGCCATGCGCGTTCTATCGATCCCCGGGGTGAGGGTCAACCATGTGGAGatgcccagcaccaccaAGCACGGCGTCGAATTCACCTTTATCGAGCACATCTCGGACTTTGCCAGGGTCAAGGCGGTTCACGACTTCGGCGGCGTGTACATCGACTTCGACATACAGCCCCTGCGGGACATTGCCGTGCTGCGCAAGAGCGGGTTCAacgccatcggcggccgGCAGCTGGACAACAACCTGAACAGCGGCTCGTTCATGTCCAAAAAGGGCAGTAAGATGGCCAAGTTGTGGATGCACTCGATGCACGAGGTCTACGACGGCGGTTGGACCACGCACAGCAACGGCGCCCTCACAACCGTGGCGCACAGCCTCGTTCCGGAACCCGGCGAGATGCTCATCATGGACCGGGAGGCGTTTTCCCCCATAGGCTGGACCTTTGACGACGCTCGCGGGCTCTTCGGTCTTCACAACGAGACAGCGTCCCCTTTGGAGAAGCACGTGCCAGGACAGCCTCTGCCATCTTACAAGGGCGATCGCCCAAGCTGGGCCCGGGACTTTTCTGCATCGTACCTGATTCATAGCTTTACTCCAGACTGGAGCCTCAACCCCGTGGAAAACGTCACCGAAATCACACCGGCATATGTTTTGAGAAGACAGAGCAATTTTGCGTACGCTACCTACCCGGTTGTAAGAGACATGTATCATAGAGGGCTGGTGACGATCGAAGACAAGGAGCGGTGA
- a CDS encoding Serine hydrolase — protein MSTANGSAPNGAAAKKPNGKQEIKILMLHGYTQSGPLFRSKTRALEKLIAKSLGPFNIAPTLTYPTGPSKLSPRDIPGFVPDESGGDQDQDIDAWSWWRKDEASGSYRFLAEGVSAVADAVREAGGDVDGVLGFSQGGAFAALLAAMLETPHRDEAKIPEDLRSAVRALREANGGRPFKFAVIYSGFFAPPDELRWAYEPRITTPTLHFLGSLDTVVEESRSRGLVDRCEDPLVVVHPGGHYVPITKEWAMPLIGFIKKIADEEKAKSNI, from the exons ATGTCAACGGCCAACGGCTCGGCGCCGaacggcgcggcggcgaagaagcccaaCGGGAAGCAGGAGATCAAGATCCTCATGCTTCATG GATACACCCAATCGGGCCCCCTCTTCCGCTCAAAGACCCGCGCcctcgagaagctcatcGCAAAGTCCCTGGGCCCCTTCAACATCGCCCCCACGCTCACCTACCCCACGGGCCCCTCCAAGCTCTCTCCGCGCGACATCCCCGGCTTCGTCCCGGACGAGTCGGGCGgggaccaggaccaggacaTCGACGCCTGGTCCTGGTGGCGTAAGGACGAGGCCTCGGGCTCCTACcgcttcctcgccgagggggtctccgccgtcgctgacgccgtccgcgaggccggcggcgatgtcgacggcgTGCTGGGCTTCAGCCAGggcggcgccttcgccgccctgctggcCGCCATGCTCGAGACGCCGCACCGTGACGAGGCGAAAATCCCCGAGGACCTGCGGTCCGCGGTGCGCGCGCTGCGGgaggccaacggcggccgGCCGTTCAAGTTCGCCGTCATCTACTCGGGCTTCTTCGCGCCGCCCGACGAGCTGCGGTGGGCCTACGAGCCCCGGATCACGACGCCCACGCTGCACTTCCTCGGCAGCCTCGACACCGTCGTAGAGGAGTCGCGGAGCCGGGGGTTGGTCGACAGGTGCGAGGACCCGTTGGTGGTCGTCCACCCCGGCGGCCACTACGTGCCCATCACCAAGGAGTGGGCGATGCCGCTGATCGGCTTCATCAAGAAGATCGCCGATgaggagaaggcgaagaGCAACATCTAA
- a CDS encoding ATP synthase subunit J: MTWLGARALKKYPAPFLKPMAPFFAAGLVIAYGINSAQNAMMKSDEWKNDARNPLAKSAH; this comes from the exons ATGACTTGGCTCGGAGCCCGCGCACTCAAGAAGTACCCCGCGCCCTTCC TTAAGCCGATGGCGCCTTTCTTCGCTGCCG GTCTGGTCATCGCCTACGGCATCAACTCCGCCCAGAACGCCATGATGAAGT CCGACGAGTGGAAGAACGACGCCCGCAACCCTCTCGCCAAGAGCGCCCACTAA
- a CDS encoding 37s ribosomal protein rsm22 has translation MLTAGGIRNACPSCRARLTSLTGKVLAGASPAGLAARSSFAQQSSPATLGSLKKPTTRRAFSTTPRRLKDTEPARDETEGLARNAKVEKTVREAKQRFRDTLPKGYLTEEEYSLYERWYGPPLRETTPDDVGMQYLNDKHSAKPRRDGSGGPTLFRETEGGTLQEVQYVSKKTVRAPSDDEAASTETEAPEEEEAPDAAATDEGVPEGDGKYINIVARNKREYDALMKLQKDFEENSRAVEESVRNHLEEEELRDEEREFEEEEDEEELDEGEDGIAEQQTSMRAGRLHPFTREGHFSTNPSTVSLPHVGYVSPVSTILDRTDIKHVKEAAEKAFGGPGLPYSPATPASKMGLEQQPLGMAAWQHKMSEIEADAFVSSFLPPAYASSMGTLVEVRKRLGTDWLRKLFEKPGGPRFLDVGAGGAGLLAWQDITRAEWEAMRSRGEVENKNPPGKQSVVIGADKLRSRVSKFLHNTSILPRLPDYVHSVDTAHLQLDANEVPQPRKMFDVIIASHLLLPVKEGHRRNAILNKIWSLLNPEGGVLIVLEKGQPRGFEAVADVRERLLSEFLIPPGGENAMSGEERNPGFERIKEPGMIIAPCTNHRGCPMYHTPGKSTGRKDFCHFSQRFIRPPFLQKIMGATQRNHDDVLFSYVAIQRGVAAKEGPLAGEQATARAFEGFEKSETAPDMLSLPRQILPPIKRRGHVTLDVCTPNAQLERWTVPKSFSKQAYHDARKAKWGDLWALGAKTRNHRNVRLGRPEALDDGGVRAQRAKAALTKKKKFVNVGIDETGVVGRPEERISPRRKTSRKSYRQETLRKLAKEDEERGGYI, from the coding sequence ATGTTGACCGCAGGCGGTATTCGAAACGCCTGTCCAAGCTGTCGAGCTCGTTTGACGAGCTTGACGGGGAAGGTTCTCGCAGGTGCTTCTCCTGCCGGCCTAGCAGCCCGATCGAGCTTTGCGCAGCAGAGTAGCCCAGCGACACTTGGATCACTAAAGAAGCCGACTACTCGCAGAGCATTCTCGACAACACCGCGACGTTTGAAGGATACCGAACCGGCTAGAGACGAAACAGAAGGGCTCGCTCGCAACGCGAAGGTCGAGAAAACAGTGCGGGAGGCGAAACAACGATTCCGGGATACCTTGCCCAAGGGCTACCTCACCGAGGAGGAGTATAGCCTATACGAGCGATGGTACGGGCCGCCGCTGAGAGAAACGACGCCGGACGATGTCGGGATGCAGTACTTGAACGACAAACATTCTGCCAAACCGCGACGAGACGGGTCTGGGGGGCCGACTCTCTTCCGAGAGACGGAGGGTGGCACACTGCAAGAGGTGCAGTATGTCTCCAAGAAAACGGTCCGGGCGCCGAGCGATGATGAGGCAGCGTCTACCGAGACCGAAGCccctgaagaagaagaagctccaGACGCCGCAGCGACGGATGAAGGTGTACCCGAAGGCGACGGCAAATACATCAACATTGTGGCGAGGAACAAGAGAGAATACGACGCCCTCATGAAGCTGCAAAAAGACTTTGAGGAAAATTCCCGCGCCGTTGAAGAGTCTGTGCGGAACCATctcgaggaagaagagctgCGCGACGAGGAACGCGAGttcgaggaagaggaggacgaagaggagctggacgaaggcgaggatggcATTGCGGAACAACAGACGTCGATGCGCGCCGGCCGTTTGCATCCGTTCACGAGGGAGGGTCACTTCTCGACGAATCCGAGCACTGTGAGCCTGCCGCACGTCGGATACGTCTCGCCAGTCTCGACAATACTCGACAGGACGGACATCAAGCAtgtcaaggaggccgccgagaaggcaTTCGGAGGACCTGGCCTGCCCTACTCACCCGCCACGCCCGCTTCAAAGATGGGCTTGGAACAACAGCCCCTTGGCATGGCCGCGTGGCAGCACAAGATGTCGGAaatcgaggccgacgcctTTGTTTCGTCGTTCCTGCCCCCCGCCTACGCATCTTCAATGGGCACTCTGGTAGAGGTACGCAAGCGCCTAGGCACTGACTGGCTTCGGAAGCTGTTTGAAAAGCCCGGCGGCCCTCGGTTCCTCGATGTTGGTGCCGGTGGCGCCGGTCTCCTGGCCTGGCAGGATATCACGCGCGCCGAGTGGGAGGCGATGCGGTCCCGCGGCGAAGTCGAGAACAAGAACCCCCCGGGAAAGCAGTCCGTGGTCATTGGTGCCGACAAGCTGAGGAGCCGCGTGTCCAAGTTTTTGCACAACACAAGTATCCTGCCGCGTCTGCCTGACTACGTCCACTCGGTCGACACCGCGCACTTGCAACTGGACGCCAACGAGGTTCCGCAACCACGCAAGATGTTCGATGTCATCATCGCCTCCCACCTACTTCTCCCCGTGAAGGAGGGCCACAGACGCAACGCGATCCTGAACAAGATCTGGTCGCTGCTGAACCCCGAGGGCGGAGTCCTGATCGTCCTGGAGAAGGGGCAGCCCCGCGGCTTCGAAGCGGTGGCCGACGTCCGCGAGCGCCTGCTCAGCGAGTTCCTGATCCCGCCGGGCGGAGAAAACGCCATGTCCGGCGAAGAGAGAAACCCCGGCTTCGAGAGGATCAAGGAGCCCGGCATGATCATCGCGCCCTGCACGAACCACCGCGGGTGCCCGATGTACCACACCCCCGGAAAGAGCACGGGGCGCAAGGACTTTTGCCACTTTAGCCAGCGCTTCATCCGGCCGCCGTTCCTGCAGAAGATCATGGGCGCGACGCAGCGCAACCACGACGACGTGCTCTTCAGCTACGTCGCCAtccagcgcggcgtcgccgcgaAGGAGGGCcccctcgccggcgagcaGGCCACTGCGCGCGCGTTCGAAGGGTTCGAGAAGTCCGAGACGGCGCCTGACATGCTCTCCCTGCCCCGACAGATCCTGCCGCCTATCAAGCGGCGCGGGCACGTGACGCTCGACGTGTGCACGCCCAACGCGCAGCTCGAGCGCTGGACGGTGCCCAAGAGCTTCAGCAAGCAGGCGTACCACGACGCGCGCAAGGCCAAGTGGGGCGACCTGTGGGCTCTGGGTGCGAAGACGCGGAACCACCGCAACGTGCGGCTGGGCCGACCCGAGGccctggacgacggcggcgtcagGGCGCAGCGggccaaggcggcgctgactaagaagaagaagttcgtcaacgtcggcatcgacgagacGGGCGTCGTGGGCAGGCCGGAGGAGCGGatctcgccgaggaggaagacaagCCGGAAGTCGTACCGCCAGGAGACGTTAAggaagctggccaaggaggacgaggagcgAGGGGGATACATTTGA
- a CDS encoding F-box domain-containing protein — translation MTDGNHIPQAPSFIGLPIEIQTQILQQLVSSHHESIPAVLRTCKHLYRVASPMSVHTYENATSKNMSEHARKRSRNLDFLRHITIAKPELAHNVRRISIIHVSTSLIYRLAPANKRPLGPSSDEMAVYTDLIDASGLSDHIDDWEAVRKEWLQGLADGLVEQQVGLLLLACPRVESLKLGTPLSPRLLPRLIRAAAANRATSPPAIGPAPGAGRPLLDGLREYFGEPESPKSLFHFFNIGKEFMQLPRLESFTCACLSNSGPNGHLFDEEANPPGCSNVQHLSLLDANVTIEGLRSLIRACKGLKSFHWTPGDSTFSDMQIKLPELAQALSTQSDTLQHLHIDYQDRWRGADWYAKREGFFIGTSLKEMASLKSLRIGMEAFLGFTDMWRMPDGDLTHEQWSEFDKTPRLIDHLPPSLECLELHGCREEVIPHVQEVLDRLRSGERVAMLRRIRLCFNPYLVDHRSVSFVCDGRPVDFDYAFRCPAVEKDMLPLV, via the coding sequence ATGACAGACGGCAATCACATACCTCAAGCACCATCGTTCATCGGGCTGCCCATCGAGATCCAGACTCAGATCCTTCAACAACTGGTCTCCTCGCATCATGAGTCAATCCCCGCGGTCCTGCGAACATGCAAGCACCTCTACCGAGTCGCCTCACCCATGTCAGTCCACACCTACGAGAATGCCACCTCCAAGAACATGAGCGAGCACGCCCGGAAGCGCAGCCGCAACCTCGACTTCCTCCGCCACATCACCATCGCGAAGCCCGAGCTCGCGCACAACGTCCGGCGCATCAGCATCATTCACGTCTCCACGAGCCTCATCTACCGGCTCGCCCCCGCCAACAAGAGACCGCTCGGGCCCAGCAGCGACGAGATGGCCGTCTACACCGATCTGATCGACGCTTCCGGCCTGTCCGACCACATCGACGACTGGGAGGCCGTCAGAAAGGAGTGGCTCCAGGGCCTGGCCGACGGGCTGGTCGAGCAGCAGGTCGGCCTTCTGCTGCTCGCGTGCCCGAGGGTCGAATCGCTCAAGCTCGGGACCCCGCTGTCGCCCCGGCTGCTGCCCCGCCTCATcagggccgccgccgcgaaccGCGCTACGTCTCCCCCCGCCATCGGGCCGGCCCCGGGAGCGGGCCGCCCCTtgctcgacggcctgcgGGAGTACTTTGGCGAGCCCGAAAGCCCCAAGAGCCTGTTCCATTTCTTCAACATCGGCAAGGAGTTCATGCAGCTGCCGCGGTTGGAGTCCTTCACGTGCGCCTGCCTGTCCAACAGCGGCCCGAACGGCCACCTgttcgacgaggaggccaacCCGCCCGGCTGCTCCAACGTCCAGCACCTGAGTCTGCTCGACGCCAACGTCACGATAGAAGGGCTGCGAAGCCTCATCCGTGCCTGCAAGGGACTCAAGTCGTTCCATTGGACTCCCGGAGACAGCACCTTCTCCGACATGCAGATCAAGCTGCCGGAACTCGCTCAGGCCTTGTCGACGCAGAGCGACACTCTCCAGCACCTGCACATCGACTACCAGGACCGCTGGCGGGGGGCGGACTGGTACGCCAAGCGGGAGGGCTTCTTCATCGGCACGTCCCTGAAAGAGATGGCCTCGCTGAAGAGCCTGCGCATCGGCATGGAGGCCTTTCTGGGCTTCACGGACATGTGGAGGATGCCCGACGGGGACCTCACGCACGAACAATGGTCCGAGTTCGACAAGACGCCTCGTCTCATCGACCACCTCCCTCCTAGCCTCGAGTGCCTCGAGCTTCATGGGTGTAGAGAGGAGGTAATACCTCACGTCCAGGAGGTGCTGGACCGGCTCCGCTCGGGGGAGAGGGTCGCGATGCTGCGGAGGATACGCCTGTGCTTCAACCCGTATCTCGTGGATCACAGGTCAGTGAGTTTTGTCTGCGACGGCAGACCGGTTGATTTCGATTATGCGTTCCGTTGTCCGGCTGTGGAAAAGGACATGCTGCCGTTAGTTTAG
- a CDS encoding PCI domain-containing protein produces MSDGALKPEKDFSKETDKQIPEAEKLAKSDISAAIEKLSVLEKQTRQSSDLASTSRILIAIVNITKDAGDWSLMNEQVLILSKKHGQLKQAITKMVQAVMGFLDSTPNLETKLSVIETLRTVTEGKIFVEVERARITKTLSDIKKEQGDLKAATDILCELQVETFGSMDRREKTEFILAQVALCIEVGDWTQASILSRKISTRYLSRKPKKTPEQLEKEKKEREKKRARGEEVPEEKEDDTTDLKLRYYEQQIILAKHDDKYLDVCKHYRQVLDTEAVEEDPKKLHPVLQRIIYFVILAPHDNEQHDLLHRIQKDSRISQVSQEADLLKLFTVHELMRWPEVAKTFGPHLCETDVFDAQTGQSDDEKAHQRWLDLRKRVIEHNVRVVAKYYTRIQTQRLTQLLDLTEDETEKYISELVTSKTIYAKIDRPARIVSFAKPRDADDILNEWSSNMKSLLGHLERIDHLITKEEMMANIQPGASKSGKGKATKAH; encoded by the exons ATGTCGGACGGCGCCTTGAAGCCCGAGAAGGACTTCTCGAAGGAGACGGACAAGCAGATCCCGGAGGCTGAGAAGCTTGCCAAG AGCGATATCTCGGCCGCCATTGAGAAGCTCAGCGTCCTAGAGAAGCAGACCCGCCAG TCCTCAGATCTTGCGTCGACATCGCGTATACTCATCGCCATTGTGAACATCaccaaggatgctggcgacTGGAGCTTGATGAACGAGCAGGTCCTGATCCTCTCGAAGAAGCATGGCCAGCTCAAGCAGGCTATCACGAAGATGGTCCAGGCGGTGATGGGCTTCCTCGACTCGACCCCGAACCTCGAAACGAAGCTGTCCGTCATCGAGACGCTGCGGACAGTCACCGAAGGCAAAATCTTTGTCGAAGTCGAGCGCGCGCGTATCACCAAGACCCTTTCCGACATCAAGAAGGAGCAAGGCGACCTGAAGGCGGCAACGGATATTCTGTGCGAGCTGCAGGTGGAGACGTTCGGTTCTATGGACCGCCGGGAGAAGACCGAGTTCATTCTGGCACAAGTCGCTCTCTGTATCGAGGTCGGTGACTGGACCCAGGCCAGCATCCTGAGCCGAAAGATCAGCACCCGCTACCTGTCGCGAAAGCCGAAGAAGACTCCCGAGCagctggagaaggagaagaaggagcgtgagaagaagagggcgagaggcgaggaggtgcccgaggagaaggaggacgacaCAACCGACCTTAAGCTCCGGTACTACGAGCAGCAAATCATCCTTGCGAAGCATGATgacaagtacctcgacgTCTGCAAGCACTACCGCCAGGTCCTCGACACCGAGGCGGTTGAGGAAGACCCCAAGAAGCTCCACCCC GTCCTTCAACGCATCATCTACTTTGTCATCCTTGCGCCGCACGACAACGAGCAGCACGACCTGCTCCACAGAATCCAGAAGGATTCCAGAATTAGCCAAGTCTCCCAGGAGGCCGATCTTCTCAAGCTCTTCACCGTCCACGAGCTCATGCGCTGGCCCGAGGTCGCAAAGACGTTCGGCCCCCACCTCTGCGAGACCGACGTGTTCGATGCCCAGACCGGCCAGTCCGATGACGAGAAGGCCCACCAACGCTGGTTGGACCTGCGCAAGAGAGTCATCGAGCACAACGTGCGCGTTGTCGCCAAGTACTACACCCGTATCCAGACCCAGCGCCTCACCCAGCTGCTGGATCTCACCGAGGACGAGACAGAGAAGTACATCAGCGAGCTGGTCACGTCGAAGACGATCTACGCCAAGATCGACCGCCCTGCGCGCATCGTGAGCTTTGCGAAGCCCAGAGACGCGGACGACATTCTGAACGAGTGGAGCTCCAACATGAAGAGCTTGTTGGGCCACTTGGAGCGCATCGATCATCTCATTACAAAGGAGGAGATGATGGCCAACATCCAGCCTGGCGCCTCCAAGTCGGGTAAGGGAAAGGCTACCAAGGCGCATTAG
- a CDS encoding Flavin containing amine: MLEMGGTWVHWQQPHIFSELQRYGLDDFLETQAFPQGCAAFSKCNVADKLMVQSPEEATEMSATTERLMAQFLDVDGYGGRTVIPFPFNIPNSVRDSPSYREIDRLSVADRVKELKDLTDEEKAILREHAASFYGTPPDQTSFSEVIHTYALCNFQPHMIEEATVKYKLSKGISALALAILEDYRGDRLLSSPVKSITQTNAAYGACVTLETGKKYRSKTIITTIPINVISSIQFDPPLSPLRSAAFSDGVTAAKIDKIMMTTSRNLNSGFRISCEGGDMPFTSGFGDILPNGDPLLTFLCRPGVGFDFDESKIRLAGTLHPDGLDITAAFAHLWSQDPFAQGVMPVRKAGFIGQYDDEVRRPHGKVYFCGSDFADGWRGFLSGAFESSYRVTREILMYLKDQ; encoded by the coding sequence atgttggagatgggcGGCACCTGGGTGCATTGGCAGCAGCCGCACATCTTCAGCGAGCTCCAAAGGTATGGGCTCGATGACTTTCTGGAGACGCAGGCGTTTCCGCAGGGATGTGCCGCATTCTCCAAGTGCAACGTCGCGGACAAGCTCATGGTGCAGAGCCCGGAAGAAGCGACGGAGATGTCTGCTACGACTGAGAGGCTCATGGCGCAGTTCCTCGACGTGGACGGGTACGGCGGACGAACCGTCATCCCTTTTCCTTTCAACATCCCAAACAGCGTTCGTGATAGCCCGTCATATCGCGAAATCGACCGTTTGAGTGTTGCAGACCGTGTCAAAGAGCTGAAGGATCTcacggacgaggagaaggcgatCCTCAGAGAGCATGCCGCTTCATTTTACGGAACGCCTCCCGATCAGACTTCCTTCTCGGAAGTGATCCACACGTACGCTCTCTGCAACTTCCAGCCTCACATGATTGAGGAGGCAACCGTGAAGTACAAACTGTCGAAAGGCATCTCGGCTTTGGCCCTCGCCATACTAGAGGACTATAGGGGTGACAGGCTCTTATCGTCTCCGGTCAAGTCTATTACCCAAACGAATGCGGCTTACGGCGCCTGCGTAACCCTCGAAACCGGCAAGAAATACCGCTCCAAGACAATCATCACAACCATCCCGATCAACGTCATCTCATCCATACAATTCGACCCTCCTCTATCGCCTCTACGGAGCGCTGCGTTCTCGGATGGCGTTACAGCTGCCAAGATCGACAAGATCATGATGACGACGTCAAGAAACCTCAACAGCGGATTCAGAATCTCCTGTGAAGGCGGCGACATGCCGTTCACCAGCGGATTCGGCGACATACTCCCCAACGGCGACCCGCTCCTCACTTTTCTGTGTCGGCCGGGCGTTGGTTTCGATTTCGATGAGAGCAAGATCCGCCTTGCCGGGACATTGCATCCGGATGGGTTGGACATTACGGCCGCCTTCGCCCACTTGTGGTCTCAGGATCCGTTTGCGCAAGGTGTAATGCCCGTCCGAAAAGCCGGGTTTATCGGACagtacgacgacgaggtgcgGAGACCCCATGGAAAAGTGTACTTTTGCGGTTCGGATTTTGCGGACGGATGGCGTGGGTTCCTCTCAGGTGCCTTTGAGAGTTCCTATCGCGTGACTCGGGAAATATTGATGTACCTCAAAGACCAGTAG